Genomic segment of Malus domestica chromosome 15, GDT2T_hap1:
CTTAAACATTATCGTGTGATTCATTAATGCCAAGAATCGAACTAATGACGTGTCGTAGTTTAAACCACCTTCATTCTTTAAAACTAATACAATTAGCACAAAATACAACAACAATCTTTGCTCCTTTTGGAAGTCTGGTTTCTCTTTGGGCCTGTCTTTGGGctttattggtttttttttcttccgtcCAAGAGATGTAAAATGGCCCACGTACTAGGAATTTCTGTCTATACATAGATAGAAATACATACACGAATGAAGTAAATTAAAGTTTTCTatttatatacaagttattaaGTTTCTCTATACCAACCGGTGAATGAGATCCATTGATATCTGAACAGCTAGATTGCAACGGTTagaattcaagcatgcaaaattTAGCCGTTTTCGCAAGTTACAATGGTTTGTCAAGTTTTAAACAAATACGAGCTTTCACTAGCTTATGATCAAAATTGTGAATGTCGTTCATTGTTCATTGCTCCATGTGAATGCGAAGTCGATTTGATTTCATTAGAGTCTTGCGTCTTGAACAAAATCCAGTATGTCCACGATGGAAGTCTCATCAGAGTTTTCATTAAACTctcgaaaaataattaaaatttgagGAAACAATTCCCATGCCATCCAAAAATTTAGTCATCGGAATTACTTTACTACGAAAATTAAAAGTTCTTCAAAAAAGGGGACAACAACATTACACGTCAAAGAAGAGTAatgctaaaaaaattaaatttgtagacaaaatttgtaaactaaatgacatagaagttaatgattaaattattacttaaacgttgataaatgtgctcatttcttattTGTGAGACATCGTTTAGTTTGAAGATCCTTCCCGAATCCTCTTTGTTGGGATCCTCACATCATAACCGTTTATCATAAATCATGCAGTTAATTTTcgttaaaaaatatttatgtttaattttaaataaaaaaattacaaataatttataACTGCACGTACGATAAACAACTAAGATGCTTAATATTCCCACAAATCCTCTTTATCGAGTACAATTTCAGACACCTGGCTTTCATCCACCGGGCTCTGGAAGCATGCGTCTGCGTGGCGAGTGCATTTACTCCGCACTACTTTCTTTCGAATTTGTACGCgataatttcttcttcttttttttttttatcggcATCTTGCTTATCGGAATGATTGGATTCCTTACCTGATTCAAATTTCTGAAATTCCTAGTCTTTGTCTGGTTGATGTGCAGCCCTCGCAGTTGTCGCGGAAAAAGAAGCTATCGCGGCTCAATTTCTCCATATTTCTGGACCAAAATTGAAGTGAAATGGTGAGCCTTTTTTGATTTAATTCCGtgtaattttaataatttcattcaattttgtCTATTTGGTGTGTTAAGTATGCTTTTCTTGCGATTCTGTATTGTTCTCATGGTGGCCTGAAGGGAATTAGggatttgttttttaatttacttttttgaAGAATTAGTTGCATTTATGTGGAAGTTTTATTTGACATACGATATTCTAAATTACTCTAATTTACGGGGAGGATGATTCGAACTTGTATGCATTGGAACGGGCACACTGCTCTAGCCGACTGACCTAACCCGTATTTGCTGCACTTTTTATGAAGTTGTGGATAAGAAGCTGAATATTGTTTTGTATTTCCTTTAGTTTTAATCTACCATTTTTTTTGAAGTTCTAACAATCGTTTATCTCCCTACGCAAACTCAAACACACAAAGTTGCAGACTTGCAGTCTAAATGATCTAGAAACTGGTCACTGTATGAATctaatgatttttttaattacttgaaTTTTGCAGAAGCAAAGACAAACCCCCAAGTCCCTCTCCAAAACTATGGAGATGGATTTGGATAGAATTAGCAACCTACCGTGTCATGTTATAGATCAAATTTTGTCACATTTGCCGATTAGGGAGGCTGTGCGAACAAGTGTTTTGTCGACCAAGTGGAGGTACAGATATGCTAGGCTTCCACAGCTTGTGTTTGATAACCACTGTTTCTCGCCTCAAAACCAATCAACCTTCGTCAACATTGTTGATCATGTGCTTTTACTTCACATTGGCCCCGTACACAAGTTCAAGCTGTCAAAGAGGGACTTTCTGGCCACTGCTGATATTGATCGCTGGATTCTTCATCTGTCAAGAAGCTCAATCAAAGAGTTCATACTTGAAATTTGGAAAGGGCAGCGCTACAAGATGCCCTCATGCTTGTTTTCTTGCCAGGATATGATTCATTTAGAGTTGTTCAATTGTTTGCTTAAACCTCCATCGACATTCAAAGGCTTCAGGAGTTTGAAGAGCCTTGACCTTCAGCATGTTACCCTGGCCCAAGACGTCTTTGAAAATATGGTTCTTCGCTGTCCTCTGCTTGAGAAGTTGACTGTGATGAACTTTGACGGTTTCTCCCATCTCAACATTGATGCGCCAAATCTCCAATTCTTTGACGTTGGAGGTAAATTTGAGGATGTTAATTTCAAGAATACCTCAAATCTTGCTGTAGTGTCCATTGGTTTGTATGAACATGTTGGCAACTCCTTTAGACGGCTTCCTAGCAGTTCTAGCAATCTGCTCAAGTTTTTTGCTCACCTTCCTGGTATccagagacttgaaattcagagTTACTTTTTAAAGGTAATTGGTTGTGTGGTTTCACTCTCTTAAGCATATTGGTCGGGTGGTATCTTAAGCATCTTTTCCTTTCCAGTATTTGGCTATTGGTCCCTTGCTAGGAAAGCTGCCTAAACCATGTCCAGTTCTGAACTATCTTTCTCTACGGATAAGCTTTAACGATTTGGACGAGGTCTTGACTGCTGTATGCATTTTGAAAAGCTCTCCCGCACTACAAGAAGTAGAAATTTTGGTGAGATTTATTCCATTGATGCATgcaagaatgaatttaggctttGTCATGGTTCAAGAATATGATATCGTAGACATTTTCCTTTATGCAGGTCCGCCCAGAGGACATTGCTGTTGTGGGAACAGTTGACCTTCAGTTAGATGTAAACTGGAAATGCCCAGTCACCCAACTGCGACTTGTGAAAATCAACGGCATCTCAGGTACCAAACCGGAACTAGAATTCATCAGATTTCTACTTTTGAGTTCACCTGTGCTCGAGAGGATGACTGTGAAGCCTGCATCCGTCAACTGTGATTGGGAGATAGTTAAAGCTTTGCTTCTGTTTAGGCGTGCCTCGGTGCAGGCAGAGATTGTCTACGAGGACCCATGATTCATCAATAAATTTCGACAGATAAGAGGATTTGCTTGCAGGAATGAATGTAGGTTTTGTCGAGATGTTTATGATGCATGTATGTTTGTCTGAACAAAATGTGTCATATCTGTAAACTCTGGGATGTGGATTCATTTGGCATTAACATTGCATAATGTATAGAGAGTTACTATGGCCTCTTTGGTTGTTTCAGCTCGTTTTCATATACGGGACATCTGAGCAGTCACTATGGCATTAAACACCCCCACCCGCACCCAAAAAAAGGGGCAATTGGCAACTCTAAAAACGGCTCAATTTTTCAAGATTGACATTAAAACTCACAATTTCTTTGGCATATTCACTGCTGAAAAGACTAAAGAGTTCCTCCTGCCTCAGCTAGCCAACTAATGCTTCTATCAACCTACTTGACCGAATGGTGAAGCCCATGAGCCTAgcgcaaaaaaaaatttataacgtGGATGATGTCACATGTCAGGTTGACATTACCTTGGCGTCAGATAGCCTCAAGTATGGCATGAGTAAGGCCTCAGGCCATTGGCGTCAAATAGCCTCAAGTATGGCCTGAGTAAGGCCTCATGTCATTCTCGCCTGACTGCTTGGTTTGTGGGAGAAGGGCCCACCCAATTGGTGGGGCAATTGGCATGGGGATTGGGGTGGAGAAGATTTTGGCGGATTAGGAGATTCAATCACCCAATATATTGGTAATTTGTAGTAATGGAGTTTGCTCTAAAAATGAATATCTGAAGTTGAAAAGGACAACAATAATAGGTAATAAGAATTTTTTTGTGAATTATAAGACGATAGAGgtcataaatatataaaaagccggttacatatatatatatatatatatatataaaagaatgCGATAGTTAAATAGCATGTGATTTGTATGCGTTGGCATGGATTGCATGAGAAAAGTAAGACAGACATTTGGAGAAATCGGGAACAAGGCATGAATCATATGCTTcataaaatacaataattaaataaattaaaaatcgtGTTCATTTGGCTGAACCTCAACC
This window contains:
- the LOC103440446 gene encoding F-box/FBD/LRR-repeat protein At1g13570-like, coding for MKQRQTPKSLSKTMEMDLDRISNLPCHVIDQILSHLPIREAVRTSVLSTKWRYRYARLPQLVFDNHCFSPQNQSTFVNIVDHVLLLHIGPVHKFKLSKRDFLATADIDRWILHLSRSSIKEFILEIWKGQRYKMPSCLFSCQDMIHLELFNCLLKPPSTFKGFRSLKSLDLQHVTLAQDVFENMVLRCPLLEKLTVMNFDGFSHLNIDAPNLQFFDVGGKFEDVNFKNTSNLAVVSIGLYEHVGNSFRRLPSSSSNLLKFFAHLPGIQRLEIQSYFLKYLAIGPLLGKLPKPCPVLNYLSLRISFNDLDEVLTAVCILKSSPALQEVEILVRPEDIAVVGTVDLQLDVNWKCPVTQLRLVKINGISGTKPELEFIRFLLLSSPVLERMTVKPASVNCDWEIVKALLLFRRASVQAEIVYEDP